The genomic window ATACACCCGAAACCTTCCCTCTTCGATGACCCCTATGATAAGCATCTCCTAAAGCTACACGGATCCCCCAAAAAACACATGACAAATGTCAACTCGGCAGCTGATAAATAGCTAGGAGGCTGGCGATGGATGAACTACAGTACTATACACAAACATTCCCAACATGAAGGCCCATGCGGCAAAAGATACCCACGGCTAGGTCAGGCTGCCCACTAAACTGGTGCCACTACAAGCTAAATATACTAACGAGGATCCCCTGGTGCCTGATGTAACCTGCCTGCACTGGACCAAGCTGTTAATTTGACCACACATGGATGAGGCCTTGATGGTTGCCGGTGATGATCTCCTCGCGCTCTTCGTCGTAGTACAGAGATGTGATGTCGCCGAGGGCCTCCAGAGGCGTACACAGGAACTTCGACGACTTCTGTTTGCACAGGTTCCCTGCCTTTATCTTGGCCATACATTTCCCGGTCAATATCTCGCTGATGTTAATAGAACAGGCTGCACAAGAATGCAAAGTACAAATAAGATCATGCAGGGATAGGTACTGGCATCATCCCCATGTATCTAAGGTAGTAAGTTAGAGCAGATTTTCTTCGAGCATACATTTGAAAACGTGAATTCAAAACAAAAAGGCGCATTAGGCAAAGTGCCCATGCGTCAACATGCTTCCTGACGCATCTTTCTTACTAAGTAGAGAATCTATCGAAAGCATCACACGCAAAATCAAGTGATTACCAGCTACTCAAAATAAACACCTATTCTGGCGTTTGTATGACTGTTAAAACAGAGAGATAAAACTTTGGTGACACACACTTGATCAGCACTGAAATTGCATGCATGAATCATCAAACTGGTATAAAACTAAAAAGCTCGGGAACACTGCCTCCCGTCAAAGAGAAAACTGATAGTGCTTGCGACTAAATCTAACATGAGGAGTATAATGGATAAAGGTAAATGCATTGCCAGGAAGGATTAGCAACCATAACAAATCAATTAGCAATTAAACACATCAACAATACATGCTGAAGCACCAGAAAGTTTAAATTTTTACCATTGTCCTCTGAAGATGGATCATCCGGTTCAGCTTTGCAGTAAGAGATAATGAGGTCTTGGTTGCTAGTTATGTAAATACTGTTTGTATTGCAATCAGGATGCCACAACAAATGATCCTCAAAGGATGTCACCAGTTCACCACGGAAATTCCAAACTGATACCGACCGATTACGGAAGGTCAGGAACAGCTGCATCTCGTACAGAAAAATAAAAGCTGATGGAGTCACAAACTCATTGCTGCTCACTTCTGTTATCTTAGAGTTTGTTACCTGCGGTATTGCATGGAAGTTTGTTACAAACAAGAAATAGAAAATTGTTTTTCTTATTTCCCTTGACCTATAATACACAGCCAATGCTTACATCAAGAATTTGAAGGTTCTCCCCGTCCTGCTTGACTAGAAGTTTTTCATTGAATTGCTCAATGAAATCAATCTTCTTGTTGCGGTGAAGAAGATGCCTGAATGACTTCAAGCGCTTACCATCTTCAATAGAAAGAATCTCAAGAGGAATGTAGCCCTTTTTTCTTGAGTATATCAATAGCATTATACCAGGGCTGTGAGAAGGAAATAAGAAGCAATAAGGCACAACTAATTTTGGCGTGAATAGAAATGTGCACAAGAAATAAAACTGAATGTATCCAATATCTCTTGAAAGAAAAGAAGTACACTAATCCCATCTCGGAAGTCGCAAAGAAACAATTATCTTGTTCCCACATGCTGAATAATGCACATGTGCTTGTCCTTAGATCTTTACATAATAAATACATCCACAAGGACGGTTCAGCAGCACGGCTTTTTTCGAGAAGACGGGAGACTAGAGACAAAAATACTTGTTTATTCTTTGTTGTTTTCCTGTTAAGACTTAAGAGGTAACACTGGCATCGCTTATATACAGTCCAGCCCCAAACAATGGTTAGCTAATGGACATTTGGATCAATTAGGAGATAACAACCAAACCTAACTTAATTTGGAGAACTATAGAAAAGCCATGCTTTGAGTTATCCACTAAACCTTGCATGGTACCGTTTCACGTGGTACAATTCACATGAAAGGTACCCCTGTTGCTGCTGCACAAAATAGTGCAACAGATATGCTATATGCGATGTCAATCCTGCCTGTAGTGACAATCGTTTCTACAAAGAAGCAATAGTGCAACCACGCACATTTTTTTAAACCTCGGCTATCGTAACCTACAGGTAGGGATTGAGAATGGCACTTCTAAATGTGCCAACAATATCAAGTTATAATTGTACCATTTCTATGGATTATGACTGGTTTCATAGAAAACATTAAATTTAGTAAATGATAGGAGCCCATTTAGAATCAAAGCAGTCATAAGTATCTCTTACAAAAGAAGATAACTTACCATTCAGCCATGAAGTTAGGATCCATTTAGCATTGTGGTGGATTATGATAGTCCTGTGGGGTTGAACTGCTTTTAGATAATTTAAGGTTTAGTTACTGCTTTCTGAGATAATTGGGtgttctttttttatatataattgAGATAATTGGGTGACTAGTACTTCTAAATGAGGAAAAAAAGATGTCAAACAAAAATATTCTGTCAGTATTGCACGAGAACAGACAGGTGACATAGAAACAAAAAACAGGATCATTGCGCAATGTGAACAATGTAAATTAGGAAAACAAACCAAGAGAGATTTCCTTACCTGATTTTTATCTCTTGAACATCTTTATCAGATATCGTGTACAGAAGTGTGTAGTTCTTCAAGTCAAACACCTTGTAAGTACTGTTTTAGATGAGAACACAGTGTCATAATTTGAACAAATATATTTTCTCCATATTAGAAAGGTAGGTAGTTCAATCACCTGTCTTGAGCAGAGTACGTCAGCACCTTTCCGTTTACATCATCAAACTCCACAAAACCTGGCCACCTCAACGATTCTGTCTCAAAAAGAGGGAAACCAGCATCTGGCTTTCCACGGCGTATATACCTTGAGAGTAAAATGCCGTTTAGCTATAATATGATAAAAGTAGGAAGGCTAGCAGTGTAACAGGATCATAGGAAGACAACTCACTCGATTCGAGTTGTCCTGCATCTTAAAGCACTGAAATTTTCAGAACCATAAACTGATACGGTTATAAGCGAGTCATTGTTCTTGTTATAAAACAAACTACGGATGACTTCATCTGGACTTCCATTCAGAAAGCAAATCCGCTGGTTTTTCACTGGAAACAAAGAGAATATAAGAATAGTTGTTTGAACCAGGACCAGTCATTAACAAAAGCTCAAAAGAGGCGTACCTCTACTGAATGCAGCACATACTCCCAGCTGTGATAAAGCAAAGATAATATCACGGGCTCCAACTATCTCAATAATTTCAGACCGCTTCCTCAAGTAAGGTAGTAGCGAACTGTTCTCCTTAGGATCATATGTATCAAATTCTTCCTACAAATAAGAATGAGAAAAACAAAACAAATCAAGAATCCTAGATAGCATGTGGTATGTCACTGGCAGATTCACACTATCAGGCAACTCAACACTGGCAGAGCATTAAGCGCCAAAAACTGAGTGAGTGAACGGTAGCAAACTTCACTGGTCAAGGTTTAATCTCAAAATAGAGTGAGTGGGCAGACTAACTGAATCAGCCATTGAAATGTAGCTTGTGAAACCTATTCATGACTTCCATGTTCTCATAGTTACCTGAAATGTTATCCTTTTTCCAAGACTGGGAAATTGAAATGCCAAAGCGAGGCCTCATGGCCCAAGTTCAAATTTTTTTCATCAAATTATAAGATGCCCTCCTATACAGACCAAATTATCCCAGTGATGGCCCTCCAAGGCATCGACACATTGGAATACAACACCAGGAAGCAATCCTTCCTCCTATTAGTGTCATCCAATACACTGCTATTGATGTGATTCCAGGATGCACCCTAACAGCTCAGTCAGACAGTTACTTCACCAAAAGTGAAGCTGGCGCACAAGTAAAAGGCTGTACAAACAAGCAGTTCTTGCACAGAAAAAAAAAACTAATTTTCTCCTGTTAACTGTTAAGCATGACCGAAGGCCACAGTTCCTCCTCGCCTAGCACTCATACATCACATCGCCTAGGCCCATGGGCGGAGACAAGCCCCAGGCAGCCCGGGCATCTTATATTCTGGCAGAAAACGGGGTTGTCCTGGTTGGCTAGCGCGCGAGGTTTACTATCCAGTGGTCTCAGGTTCGAATCACAGTCTCGCAGGAATTTAACCGTAATAATCATCACAACTCGTATTCAATGATCGtattgagcgtattctgaagttcagTGACCGTATCGTGCTTTGATCTCAACTTCAGTAACCACGGTATTTATCTCAGAAATAAAACCGATTATTTACTCCTCTAACGCTGGATAGGTGGTTGGTTAGAAATGCCCTTACGGCATGAGAACTTGGAGTCCCTGTTGAATGTACTCATGAGTACATGTAGTACCAATGCTATGAATTTATTTCTCATGATCTCTCTTACTCGAACATGTTTTGCATGCCTTGATTGATTCCTGTGGGCATGGTGGCTCACAAGCAAGATGACAGATAAAAACTCAACGTAAAAAACTTGACGTCCGGACATACGATCAGAAACGACCCTTCTTTTAAATCTCAAGTGTCAACCTTTGTGGTTAATATAAAATTAATGGATATAAAGGGGTGATGAAAGAAGAAGAGGTAAATACACCAGAGGTGCCTAAACTTGTCCGGGGCGGTCACTTTATTGCCTAAACTTGCAAAATATCAAAAACTGGTGCCACAACTTGTCCATTTGGTGCATATATGGTGCCTCACTCGTACGCCGCCGTATTTGCTTGCCGCGTGGCCTGACAGCTGGCGGGTGGCCCACAAGTCAGTGGGTGGGAGCGTAGGAAGAGATGAGTCGGACGCGCGCAACGGTTATTTTCCAAAAAAACGGAGCTTTTATTAATTAACGCAAAAGAGTCCCTCCAATGGCGGGAAGTGATTGCCCGGTATATTTGCGCATAGGTACCCATCGGTTCGTATCCTGTCTCTGCTTTCTCACTCACGATCAATCTGAGGCGAAGGTGGCGGAGGTGGTGCGGCACAGCGATCGGCGGCGCGATGCGATGGATGACCCTCGCCATCATCTTCCAGGCGAAGCAGCTCCTACGTGTGGTAAGTCACACCCTTCCTGTTTTCCCTTCATCCTGATTCTCTGTTCCTCGTCCATGCGTATGCGTCGGGTAGGGTTTGTCGGAGCTAGAGTAATCTTTGCCGTGCTTGATCTTCACCTTTCTTCCATGGTATGCGCGATATATGTGTATGTGGACGGTTGCGGAGCAGATATGGGTGCATTGATCCTGATTTTCGCTAGGGTTTATTTGGGGGTTTTGAAAGTAGGACCCTTTTCTGTCAGCAGTTGTTCATGCTTATGTGCGCAACAAATTAGGCTACAATATTGCTGATATATGATTATTTGTCTTGTTGGTCATTGCGCCTCAGATTTGGAGAATGTTCGAACTAATTTTTCAGAAGATTTGTAACTGAATTTTGTCTTCAGTTATCGTACAGTAAACTGAATTTTGGTGACACCTGATGTACACTTAAACTGAATTGTGGTGACAGGTTATGTACTGAATGTGTGCACTGCACAGAACTGAATATATGTGCTCAATTTGTCCATTTGGTGCATATATGGTGCCTCACTCGTACGCCGCCGTATTTGCTTGCCGCGTGGCCTGACAGCTGGCGGGTGGCCCACAAGTCAGTGGGTGGGAGCGTAGGAAGAGATGAGTCGGACGCGCGCAACGGTTATTTTCCAAAAAAACGGAGCTTTTATTAATTAACGCAAAAGAGTCCCTCCAATGGCGGGAAGTGATTGCCCGGTATATTTGCGCATAGGTACCCATCGGTTCGTATCCTGTCTCTGCTTTCTCACTCACGATCAATCTGAGGCGAAGGTGGCGGAGGTGGTGCGGCACAGCGATCGGCGGCGCGATGCGATGGATGACCCTCGCCATCATCTTCCAGGCGAAGCAGCTCCTACGTGTGGTAAGTCACACCCTTCCTGTTTTCCCTTCATCCTGATTCTCTGTTCCTCGTCCATGCGTATGCGTCGGGTAGGGTTTGTCGGAGCTAGAGTAATCTTTGCCGTGCTTGATCTTCACCTTTCTTCCATGGTATGCGCGATATATGTGTATGTGGACGGTTGCGGAGCAGATATGGGTGCATTGATCCTGATTTTCGCTAGGGTTTATTTGGGGGTTTTGAAAGTAGGACCCTTTTCTGTCAGCAGTTGTTCATGCTTATGTGCGCAACAAATTAGGCTACAATATTGCTGATATATGATTATTTGTCTTGTTGGTCATTGCGCCTCAGATTTGGAGAATGTTCGAACTAATTTTTCAGAAGATTTGTAACTGAATTTTGTCTTCAGTTATCGTACAGTAAACTGAATTTTGGTGACACCTGATGTACACTTAAACTGAATTGTGGTGACAGGTTATGTACTGAATGTGTGCACTGCACAGAACTGAATATATGTGCTCAATTTGTGCTATGCAGTACAGATGTACTGAATGTGTGCAGTTGTATGTAAAGTAATGAATAATTAAGTGTTTAGTAAACTAAATAGATGGATGTTGTGTACTGAATAGGTAACTTATTCTTTTGTACATAAGTGAAATCTGTGTTGAATATATGTGCAGCATAGTAATCTGAATATTTGTTCTATTTTAATAATGCAGGGCTATTTGATGGTCTGTTCACAGTTCAAATCCATCACAAGGGATATTTGTGTGGATCTGGATCTGGTAGCAACATGAAGTATATAGAACATGAAGTGGACCGGTTTGACTACTGTCGGAGTGATACTTGGTCTAATTTATGGATAGATGATTTCCTTCTCCAACTATCACTCTTGGTCTAATTTATGGATAGATGATTTCCTTCTCCAACTGGGCCACGACAGAGCAAACTCCAAGATGGATGTGTATTGGTGCCAACCTGGTAAATATTTTTGTGATGGGCTTCACCTGATGTCATGTGATGCAGATATAGTGCTCATGATTGCTGCAACAGTAGAACACAAGAACTTGGTCGTGCTGGTAGACCATGGTGACACTCTGCAGTTACTAAACAATGATGATGATGTGTTGCTGCATGGACTGAATGAACCAACAAAAGTAATAACTCCAATTAAGTCAGGAAAGGGCAAAGAAAATGTTTGCTGGTCTGAAATACCAGAAAGTGCATGAGATATTAGTTATAGCAGAGCAAAGAGTTTCATCCCATTTGATGAAGGCTCTAGTTCTGGTATTGGTAATGAAGAATTACAGGCTGAATTTGACAACCGTGAGAATGGTGACAGTACAAGCTCTGCACGCGTGTTGGTCTGTTTATACTCTTTTGTGATAATTAATAAAATGTCTGTTATACTATTTTGCGATAATTAATAAAAGGTCTGTGGGTTTTCTGGAAAATAACCGCTGCGCGCGACCGACTCGTCTCTTCCTGCGCTCCCCACCCACTGACCCGTGGGCCACAAGCCAGCTGTCAGGCCACGCGGCAGGCAAATACGGCGGCGTATGAGCGAGGCACCGCATATGCACCAAATGGACAAGTTGTGGCACCAGTTTTCGACATTTTGCAAATTTAGGCACTAAAGTGACCGCGCCGGACAAATTTAGGCACCTCTGGTGTATTTACCTCTTCACAAAAATTGCACATCGAACGGCACTCCAAAATCAGAATCGGATAAATAGCTTAAAGGTCAATAATGCTTACATGCGATACACCCGAAACCTTCCCTCTTCGATGACCCCTATGATAAGCATCTCCTAAAGCTACACGGATCCCCCAAAAAACACATGACAAATGTCAACTCGGCAGCTGATAAATAGCTAGGAGGCTGGCGATGGATGAACTACAGTACTATACACAAACATTCCCAACATGAAGGCCCATGCGGCAAAAGATACCCACGGCTAGGTCAGGCTGCCCACTAAACTGGTGCCACTACAAGCTAAATATACTAACGAGGATCCCCTGGTGCCTGATGTAACCTGCCTGCACTGGACCAAGCTGTTAATTTGACCACACATGGATGAGGCCTTGATGGTTGCCGGTGATGATCTCCTCGCGCTCTTCGTCGTAGTACAGAGATGTGATGTCGCCGAGGGCCTCCAGAGGCGTACACAGGAACTTCGACGACTTCTGTTTGCACAGGTTCCCTGCCTTTATCTTGGCCATACATTTCCCGGTCAATATCTCGCTGATGTTAATAGAACAGGCTGCACAAGAATGCAAAGTACAAATAAGATCATGCAGGGATAGGTACTGGCATCATCCCCATGTATCTAAGGTAGTAAGTTAGAGCAGATTTTCTTCGAGCATACATTTGAAAACGTGAATTCAAAACAAAAAGGCGCATTAGGCAAAGTGCCCATGCGTCAACATGCTTCCTGACGCATCTTTCTTACTAAGTAGAGAATCTATCGAAAGCATCACACGCAAAATCAAGTGATTACCAGCTACTCAAAATAAACACCTATTCTGGCGTTTGTATGACTGTTAAAACAGAGAGATAAAACTTTGGTGACACACACTTGATCAGCACTGAAATTGCATGCATGAATCATCAAACTGGTATAAAACTAAAAAGCTCGGGAACACTGCCTCCCGTCAAAGAGAAAACTGATAGTGCTTGCGACTAAATCTAACATGAGGAGTATAATGGATAAAGGTAAATGCATTGCCAGGAAGGATTAGCAACCATAACAAATCAATTAGCAATTAAACACATCAACAATACATGCTGAAGCACCAGAAAGTTTAAATTTTTACCATTGTCCTCTGAAGATGGATCATCCGGTTCAGCTTTGCAGTAAGAGATAATGAGGTCTTGGTTGCTAGTTATGTAAATACTGTTTGTATTGCAATCAGGATGCCACAACAAATGATCCTCAAAGGATGTCACCAGTTCACCACGGAAATTCCAAACTGATACCGACCGATTACGGAAGGTCAGGAACAGCTGCATCTCGTACAGAAAAATAAAAGCTGATGGAGTCACAAACTCATTGCTGCTCACTTCTGTTATCTTAGAGTTTGTTACCTGCGGTATTGCATGGAAGTTTGTTACAAACAAGAAATAGAAATTGTTTTTCTTATTTCCCTTGACCTATAATACACAGCCAATGCTTACATCAAGAATTTGAAGGTTCTCCCCGTCCTGCTTGACTAGAAGTTTTTCATTGAATTGCTCAATGAAATCAATCTTCTTGTTGCGGTGAAGAAGATGCCTGAATGACTTCAAGCGCTTACCATCTTCAATAGAAAGAATCTCAAGAGGAATGTAGCCCTTTTTTCTTGAGTATATCAATAGCATTATACCAGGGCTGTGAGAAGGAAATAAGAAGCAATAAGGCACAACTAATTTTGGCGTGAATAGAAATGTGCACAAGAAATAAAACTGAATGTATCCAATATCTCTTGAAAGAAAAGAAGTACACTAATCCCATCTCGGAAGTCGCAAAGAAACAATTATCTTGTTCCCACATGCTGAATAATGCACATGTGCTTGTCCTTAGATCTTTACATAATAAATACATCCACAAGGACGGTTCAGCAGCACGGCTTTTTTCGAGAAGACGGGAGACTAGAGACAAAAATACTTGTTTATTCTTTGTTGTTTTCCTGTTAAGACTTAAGAGGTAACACTGGCATCGCTTATATACAGTCCAGCCCCAAACAATGGTTAGCTAATGGACATTTGGATCAATTAGGAGATAACAACCAAACCTAACTTAATTTGGAGAACTATAGAAAAGCCATGCTTTGAGTTATCCACTAAACCTTGCATGGTACCGTTTCACGTGGTACAATTCACATGAAAGGTACCCCTGTTGCTGCTGCACAAAATAGTGCAACAGATATGCTATATGCGATGTCAATCCTGCCTGTAGTGACAATCGTTTCTACAAAGAAGCAATAGTGCAACCACGCACATTTTTTTAAACCTCGGCTATCGTAACCTACAGGTAGGGATTGAGAATGGCACTTCTAAATGTGCCAACAATATCAAGTTATAATTGTACCATTTCTATGGACTATGACTGGTTTCATAGAAAACATTAAATTTAGTAAATGATAGGAGCCCATTTAGAATCAAAGCAGTCATAAGTATCTCTTACAAAAGAAGATAACTTACCATTCAGCCATGAAGTTAGGATCCATTTAGCATTGTGGTGGATTATGATAGTCCTGTGGGGTTGAACTGCTTTTAGATAATTTAAGGTTTAGTTACTGCTTTCTGAGATAATTGGGtgttctttttttatatataattgAGATAATTGGGTGACTAGTACTTCTAAATGAGGAAAAAAAGATGTCAAACAAAAATATTCTGTCAGTATTGCACGAGAACAGACAGGTGACATAGAAACAAAAAACAGGATCATTGCGCAATGTGAACAATGTAAATTAGGAAAACAAACCAAGAGAGATTTCCTTACCTGATTTTTATCTCTTGAACATCTTTATCAGATATCGTGTACAGAAGTGTGTAGTTCTTCAAGTCAAACACCTTGTAAGTACTGTTTTAGATGAGAACACAGTGTCATAATT from Triticum aestivum cultivar Chinese Spring chromosome 3B, IWGSC CS RefSeq v2.1, whole genome shotgun sequence includes these protein-coding regions:
- the LOC123071200 gene encoding uncharacterized protein produces the protein MLLIYSRKKGYIPLEILSIEDGKRLKSFRHLLHRNKKIDFIEQFNEKLLVKQDGENLQILDVTNSKITEVSSNEFVTPSAFIFLYEMQLFLTFRNRSVSVWNFRGELVTSFEDHLLWHPDCNTNSIYITSNQDLIISYCKAEPDDPSSEDNACSINISEILTGKCMAKIKAGNLCKQKSSKFLCTPLEALGDITSLYYDEEREEIITGNHQGLIHVWSN
- the LOC123071201 gene encoding uncharacterized protein: MEARPRPSGVRRVTAKKRPRPDASSNSARKLQRREIAAFPERTFAASTTRERFRNIQLQEEFDTYDPKENSSLLPYLRKRSEIIEIVGARDIIFALSQLGVCAAFSRVKNQRICFLNGSPDEVIRSLFYNKNNDSLITVSVYGSENFSALRCRTTRIEYIRRGKPDAGFPLFETESLRWPGFVEFDDVNGKVLTYSAQDSTYKVFDLKNYTLLYTISDKDVQEIKISPGIMLLIYSRKKGYIPLEILSIEDGKRLKSFRHLLHRNKKIDFIEQFNEKLLVKQDGENLQILDVTNSKITEVSSNEFVTPSAFIFLYEMQLFLTFRNRSVSVWNFRGELVTSFEDHLLWHPDCNTNSIYITSNQDLIISYCKAEPDDPSSEDNACSINISEILTGKCMAKIKAGNLCKQKSSKFLCTPLEALGDITSLYYDEEREEIITGNHQGLIHVWSN